A genomic window from Tolypothrix sp. PCC 7910 includes:
- a CDS encoding MFS transporter: MLVRSKSQEEELHELGQETKASKKWWATLGIGIGVFIFALDVYIVNLALPSMLESLHTSFAIIQWVVLSYLLAIAIFVMSAAKLGDMWSKKRLYIIGLVVFTLSSLFCGLAPNVGVLIAFRALQGLGAAFISGLGTAMIVEVFPPEERGLGLGIRAGIFGLGIMLGPTAGGLLIGLGGWPLIFLVNVPIGIVGILLVARLVPPSKVGVVKQRFDAIGTLILTLTLTCFTLGITLLQSQGFNSHTAVTFLVLSVISLACFLIVEAHVLEPMLDLRIFRSLEISLGLALRFLGNFVMAGAIFILPFFLELVQHYSTEKTSLLLAIPPIIIVLTAPIAGILSDRFGPRIISLIGLVLMASGCLLISTFDTELTVPNYIVGIIPYGLGVGMFQSPNNSAIMGAAPKGQLGITSGLLSLSRILGQTAGVPLVGTLFSCVAIASTQLTPNIDVTHAPVEALVFGTQATFRVIAALLMASTLMAVALWWLEQKKVNSFGELKIHLGKF, encoded by the coding sequence ATGCTAGTAAGGTCAAAAAGCCAGGAAGAAGAATTACATGAGCTAGGGCAAGAAACAAAAGCATCTAAAAAATGGTGGGCGACGCTAGGCATTGGCATTGGCGTATTTATCTTTGCCTTAGATGTATATATAGTTAACCTGGCCCTGCCAAGTATGCTGGAATCACTCCACACCAGCTTCGCCATCATTCAATGGGTGGTTTTAAGTTATTTATTGGCGATCGCTATTTTTGTGATGAGTGCGGCAAAGTTAGGCGATATGTGGAGTAAGAAGCGACTATACATTATTGGGCTAGTGGTGTTTACCCTCAGCTCGCTATTTTGTGGTCTAGCGCCCAATGTAGGCGTTTTAATTGCCTTTCGCGCACTTCAAGGGTTAGGTGCTGCTTTTATATCGGGACTGGGAACAGCAATGATTGTGGAAGTATTTCCCCCCGAAGAACGCGGACTAGGGCTAGGAATTAGGGCAGGGATTTTTGGGTTAGGAATTATGTTAGGCCCTACAGCCGGAGGGTTACTGATTGGTTTAGGGGGTTGGCCTTTAATCTTTTTGGTAAATGTTCCTATTGGGATTGTTGGCATTTTGCTTGTAGCGCGTTTAGTGCCGCCTTCTAAAGTTGGTGTTGTTAAACAGCGGTTTGATGCCATTGGAACGCTAATTCTCACCCTAACATTAACCTGCTTTACATTGGGAATTACTCTATTACAAAGTCAAGGCTTTAACTCTCATACAGCCGTCACTTTTTTGGTTTTATCTGTCATCAGTTTAGCTTGTTTTTTAATTGTGGAAGCCCATGTATTAGAGCCAATGCTAGATTTGCGAATTTTTCGCTCTTTAGAAATTAGCTTGGGTTTAGCATTACGTTTTCTAGGGAATTTTGTCATGGCAGGGGCAATATTTATTTTGCCATTTTTCCTGGAATTGGTGCAGCATTATTCAACAGAAAAAACAAGTTTGTTGCTAGCAATTCCACCCATTATCATAGTATTAACAGCACCCATTGCTGGCATTCTTTCTGACCGCTTTGGCCCAAGAATTATTAGCTTAATTGGTTTAGTATTGATGGCAAGTGGTTGTTTACTCATCAGTACTTTTGATACAGAATTAACTGTACCCAATTATATTGTGGGTATTATTCCCTATGGGTTGGGAGTAGGAATGTTTCAATCGCCCAACAATAGCGCTATTATGGGAGCCGCGCCTAAAGGACAGTTAGGTATCACATCCGGATTGTTGTCATTATCGCGGATATTGGGGCAAACAGCAGGTGTACCACTTGTCGGCACTTTGTTCTCTTGTGTGGCGATCGCTAGTACTCAACTGACACCCAATATTGATGTCACCCATGCACCTGTTGAGGCTTTAGTTTTTGGTACACAAGCAACCTTTCGCGTCATTGCAGCTTTGTTGATGGCTTCAACTCTAATGGCAGTTGCTTTGTGGTGGCTAGAACAAAAAAAGGTTAACTCCTTTGGGGAATTAAAGATTCATTTGGGCAAGTTTTAA
- the menB gene encoding 1,4-dihydroxy-2-naphthoyl-CoA synthase, which produces MQVNWQTAKTYEDILYQKTDGIAKITINRPHKRNAFRPKTVFELYDAFCDAREDTTIGVVLFTGAGPHTDGKYAFCAGGDQSVRGHAGYVDDTGVPRLNVLDLQRLIRSMPKVVIALVAGYAIGGGHVLHLICDLTIAADNAIFGQTGPKVGSFDGGFGASYLARIVGQKKAREIWFLCRQYNAQQALEMGLVNTVVPVEQLEAEGIQWAQEVLEKSPIAIRCLKSAFNADCDGQAGLQELAGNATLLYYMTEEGSEGKQAFLEKRPPNFRDFPWLP; this is translated from the coding sequence ATGCAAGTTAACTGGCAAACTGCCAAAACCTACGAAGATATTCTGTATCAAAAAACGGATGGTATTGCCAAAATCACCATCAATCGTCCCCATAAACGTAATGCTTTCCGCCCCAAAACAGTCTTTGAACTGTATGATGCTTTTTGTGATGCCCGCGAAGATACAACTATTGGCGTAGTTTTATTTACAGGAGCAGGCCCACACACTGATGGCAAGTATGCTTTTTGCGCGGGTGGAGATCAAAGCGTCCGGGGACACGCGGGTTATGTAGATGATACTGGTGTTCCCCGCCTAAATGTGCTGGATTTACAACGCTTGATCCGTTCCATGCCAAAAGTGGTAATTGCCTTAGTAGCAGGATATGCGATTGGTGGTGGTCATGTCTTACATTTAATTTGTGACCTGACCATTGCGGCTGATAATGCTATTTTTGGGCAAACTGGGCCCAAAGTAGGCAGCTTTGATGGTGGCTTCGGTGCTAGCTACCTCGCCCGCATCGTTGGGCAAAAAAAAGCCCGTGAAATTTGGTTTCTCTGTCGTCAATATAATGCCCAACAAGCACTAGAAATGGGTTTAGTAAATACTGTTGTTCCCGTAGAACAATTAGAAGCTGAAGGTATTCAATGGGCACAAGAAGTTTTAGAAAAAAGCCCCATTGCTATACGCTGTCTAAAATCCGCATTTAATGCTGATTGCGATGGGCAAGCAGGTTTACAAGAACTCGCTGGCAATGCAACTCTACTGTATTACATGACAGAAGAGGGTTCTGAGGGTAAACAAGCATTTTTAGAAAAGCGTCCCCCAAATTTTCGCGATTTCCCTTGGTTACCCTAA
- a CDS encoding peroxiredoxin-like family protein, with product MNPYNIFHQTELQRVSDGITTPLLENCENASHILILVWPQLGDFDSLEYAWWLQREATKLPPEKLAIRAVGIGDRASGAKFCQYTGFPPQNLFVDPNAEIHHQLKLYSGLNLALPGLSVSVKAWLNLMLMCAGLGSPGTLREVFRGYTGDRQAPQLIEDDEIIQGTPLPAFKGSFFQLAGGSGFQRPFELATLRLRNMVEVLSNWQTYVPNSAYLTQRGGTFLFDSKRQLLYEHRDPGILGFAANKSQPLSFLSLIETDSFK from the coding sequence ATGAATCCCTACAATATTTTTCATCAAACCGAACTTCAGCGTGTTAGTGATGGCATAACCACACCCCTGCTAGAAAATTGCGAAAATGCCTCTCATATCCTGATTTTAGTCTGGCCACAACTTGGGGATTTTGATAGCCTTGAATATGCGTGGTGGTTACAGCGCGAAGCTACAAAATTGCCTCCCGAAAAACTTGCTATTCGTGCAGTGGGAATAGGCGATCGCGCCTCTGGAGCAAAATTCTGTCAATATACGGGATTTCCCCCCCAAAATTTGTTTGTTGACCCCAATGCAGAAATACATCACCAACTCAAACTGTATTCAGGGCTGAATCTTGCTCTACCTGGACTTTCTGTATCTGTGAAAGCTTGGCTAAATCTCATGTTAATGTGTGCAGGATTAGGCAGTCCAGGAACCCTAAGAGAAGTTTTTCGGGGATACACAGGCGATCGCCAAGCCCCTCAACTTATTGAAGATGATGAAATTATTCAAGGTACCCCTCTACCTGCTTTTAAAGGCTCGTTTTTTCAATTAGCTGGCGGAAGTGGGTTTCAACGTCCCTTTGAATTAGCTACTCTCCGGCTACGGAATATGGTGGAAGTTCTCAGCAATTGGCAGACGTACGTACCTAATTCTGCCTACTTAACTCAGCGTGGCGGAACTTTTCTGTTTGATAGCAAGAGGCAGTTACTCTACGAACATCGAGATCCGGGAATTCTAGGCTTTGCTGCTAACAAGAGTCAGCCCCTCTCATTTTTATCCTTGATTGAAACAGATAGCTTTAAGTAA
- a CDS encoding LeuA family protein, producing the protein MIKILDSTLREGEQTPGVYFSPEIKLAIAQFLDLVGVDIIEAGNPAVDGEIANAITKISHAGIKAKIGAHSLCSIENVNKCLDCGIDFLGIVFSVSEKRLQLDYNLSLATAIDKIVEVISYARKQQDNLLIRYTPEDTVRSKIENVIEAAVAAVQAGANIISIADTVGYTTPFLPNRSISYYVKTLKSELAKRQLYPQIEVHCHNDRGLALANALDAYSADADIIDVTVMGLGERTGIVDLAPLLINLIDIGEEKAKWELRYLKDLYELVSEYSHIAIPPHHPILGKNAFTHYAGLHVKAVSKDEELYQSLNPEILGLKSSFALGTQSGRSAIKQAIQQIGRAELAENPDLVAKILQEIKEIAKRGTPIDVEKELPAIVDRCALSELITNWIGK; encoded by the coding sequence ATGATTAAGATTCTGGACTCTACCTTAAGAGAGGGAGAACAAACTCCTGGAGTTTATTTTTCTCCTGAGATCAAGCTGGCGATCGCTCAGTTTTTAGATTTAGTAGGAGTGGATATTATTGAAGCTGGAAATCCAGCCGTCGATGGTGAAATTGCTAACGCCATTACTAAAATTTCTCATGCTGGTATTAAGGCTAAAATAGGCGCTCATTCTCTGTGCAGCATTGAGAATGTTAACAAATGCCTAGATTGCGGCATTGACTTTTTAGGTATTGTCTTTAGTGTTTCGGAAAAAAGGCTACAACTTGACTACAATTTAAGTTTGGCAACAGCAATAGATAAAATTGTTGAAGTTATTAGTTATGCTAGAAAGCAGCAAGATAATTTATTAATTCGCTATACGCCAGAAGATACTGTTCGCTCAAAAATAGAAAATGTAATTGAGGCTGCGGTTGCTGCTGTACAAGCTGGAGCGAATATAATTAGCATAGCAGATACGGTAGGATATACAACCCCATTTCTGCCAAATCGCAGTATTTCTTACTATGTGAAAACTCTCAAATCTGAATTAGCTAAACGTCAATTATATCCGCAAATAGAAGTTCATTGTCATAATGATAGAGGTTTAGCTTTAGCAAATGCTTTAGATGCATACAGCGCTGATGCAGATATCATTGATGTCACAGTAATGGGCCTAGGTGAAAGAACAGGCATTGTTGATTTAGCGCCATTACTTATAAATTTAATCGATATAGGTGAGGAAAAAGCAAAGTGGGAGCTTAGATATTTAAAGGATTTATATGAGTTAGTCAGCGAATATTCACATATTGCTATTCCTCCCCATCACCCTATATTAGGAAAAAATGCCTTTACTCACTATGCAGGATTGCATGTAAAAGCTGTGTCTAAAGATGAGGAACTTTATCAAAGTCTCAATCCCGAAATTTTAGGATTAAAAAGTAGCTTTGCATTAGGTACGCAGTCGGGACGTAGTGCCATTAAACAAGCAATTCAGCAAATTGGTAGAGCCGAATTAGCGGAAAATCCTGATTTGGTAGCAAAGATTTTGCAAGAAATAAAAGAAATTGCTAAAAGAGGTACGCCTATTGATGTAGAAAAAGAACTACCAGCAATTGTAGATCGTTGTGCCTTGAGCGAGCTAATTACTAATTGGATTGGTAAATAG